From Panthera tigris isolate Pti1 chromosome D3, P.tigris_Pti1_mat1.1, whole genome shotgun sequence, one genomic window encodes:
- the MAPK1 gene encoding mitogen-activated protein kinase 1 isoform X3, with amino-acid sequence MHWHRSIKCSAYDNVNKVRVAIKKISPFEHQTYCQRTLREIKILLRFRHENIIGINDIIRAPTIEQMKDVYIVQDLMETDLYKLLKTQHLSNDHICYFLYQILRGLKYIHSANVLHRDLKPSNLLLNTTCDLKICDFGLARVADPDHDHTGFLTEYVATRWYRAPEIMLNSKGYTKSIDIWSVGCILAEMLSNRPIFPGKHYLDQLNHILGILGSPSQEDLNCIINLKARNYLLSLPHKNKVPWNRLFPNADSKALDLLDKMLTFNPHKRIEVEQALAHPYLEQYYDPSDEPVAEAPFKFDMELDDLPKEKLKELIFEETARFQPGYRS; translated from the exons ctctgctTATGATAATGTCAACAAAGTTCGAGTAGCTATCAAGAAAATCAGTCCTTTTGAGCACCAGACCTACTGCCAGAGAACCCTGAGGGAGATAAAAATCTTACTGCGCTTCAGACATGAGAACATCATTGGAATCAATGATATTATTAGAGCGCCAACCATCGAGCAAATGAAAGATGT ATATATCGTACAGGACCTCATGGAAACAGATCTCTACAAGCTCTTGAAGACACAACACCTCAGCAACGACCATATCTGCTATTTTCTTTACCAGATCCTCAGAGGGTTAAAATATATCCATTCAGCTAATGTACTGCACCGTGACCTCAAACCTTCCAACCTGCTGCTCAACACCACCTGTGATCTCAAG atCTGTGACTTTGGTTTGGCCCGCGTTGCAGATCCAGACCATGATCACACAGGGTTCCTGACGGAGTACGTAGCCACACGTTGGTACCGGGCTCCAGAAATTATGTTGAATTCCAAG GGCTATACCAAGTCCATTGATATTTGGTCTGTAGGCTGCATTCTGGCAGAGATGCTGTCCAACAGGCCCATCTTCCCGGGGAAGCATTATCTCGACCAGCTGAACCACATTCTGG GTATTCTTGGATCCCCATCACAGGAAGACCTGAAttgtataataaatttaaaagctagAAACTACTTGCTTTCTCTTCCACACAAAAATAAGGTGCCATGGAACAGGCTGTTCCCAAATGCTGATTCCaaag CTCTGGATTTACTGGACAAAATGTTGACGTTCAACCCTCACAAGAGGATTGAAGTAGAACAGGCTCTGGCCCATCCATATCTGGAGCAGTATTACGACCCAAGTGATGAG CCCGTCGCTGAGGCACCGTTCAAGTTTGACATGGAGCTAGACGACCTGCCCAAGGAAAAGCTCAAAGAGCTCATCTTCGAAGAGACGGCCAGGTTCCAGCCGGGATACAGGTCTTAA
- the MAPK1 gene encoding mitogen-activated protein kinase 1 isoform X2 — translation MATYQCSIVPSSAYDNVNKVRVAIKKISPFEHQTYCQRTLREIKILLRFRHENIIGINDIIRAPTIEQMKDVYIVQDLMETDLYKLLKTQHLSNDHICYFLYQILRGLKYIHSANVLHRDLKPSNLLLNTTCDLKICDFGLARVADPDHDHTGFLTEYVATRWYRAPEIMLNSKGYTKSIDIWSVGCILAEMLSNRPIFPGKHYLDQLNHILGILGSPSQEDLNCIINLKARNYLLSLPHKNKVPWNRLFPNADSKALDLLDKMLTFNPHKRIEVEQALAHPYLEQYYDPSDEPVAEAPFKFDMELDDLPKEKLKELIFEETARFQPGYRS, via the exons ATGGCAACCTATCAGTGCAGCATTGTACCCAG ctctgctTATGATAATGTCAACAAAGTTCGAGTAGCTATCAAGAAAATCAGTCCTTTTGAGCACCAGACCTACTGCCAGAGAACCCTGAGGGAGATAAAAATCTTACTGCGCTTCAGACATGAGAACATCATTGGAATCAATGATATTATTAGAGCGCCAACCATCGAGCAAATGAAAGATGT ATATATCGTACAGGACCTCATGGAAACAGATCTCTACAAGCTCTTGAAGACACAACACCTCAGCAACGACCATATCTGCTATTTTCTTTACCAGATCCTCAGAGGGTTAAAATATATCCATTCAGCTAATGTACTGCACCGTGACCTCAAACCTTCCAACCTGCTGCTCAACACCACCTGTGATCTCAAG atCTGTGACTTTGGTTTGGCCCGCGTTGCAGATCCAGACCATGATCACACAGGGTTCCTGACGGAGTACGTAGCCACACGTTGGTACCGGGCTCCAGAAATTATGTTGAATTCCAAG GGCTATACCAAGTCCATTGATATTTGGTCTGTAGGCTGCATTCTGGCAGAGATGCTGTCCAACAGGCCCATCTTCCCGGGGAAGCATTATCTCGACCAGCTGAACCACATTCTGG GTATTCTTGGATCCCCATCACAGGAAGACCTGAAttgtataataaatttaaaagctagAAACTACTTGCTTTCTCTTCCACACAAAAATAAGGTGCCATGGAACAGGCTGTTCCCAAATGCTGATTCCaaag CTCTGGATTTACTGGACAAAATGTTGACGTTCAACCCTCACAAGAGGATTGAAGTAGAACAGGCTCTGGCCCATCCATATCTGGAGCAGTATTACGACCCAAGTGATGAG CCCGTCGCTGAGGCACCGTTCAAGTTTGACATGGAGCTAGACGACCTGCCCAAGGAAAAGCTCAAAGAGCTCATCTTCGAAGAGACGGCCAGGTTCCAGCCGGGATACAGGTCTTAA